From the genome of uncultured Methanobrevibacter sp.:
AATGCAAGAGCTGAAAAACCTGAGTTGACCTCTACTGCAACTCCTCCTGCAAAATCAATTGCACCCATATTCATCAGCCATCCTCCGCCCCATATCCAGTGACATATAGGAATATAGACAAATGTGACCCACAATACTGTAAAAAGAATCCATGATTTAGTTTTCATTCTTCCAACGATTGCACCTGAAACGACTGCTGCTGTAAGGGCAGCAAAGGTAAGCTGAAAACCTGCATAAACAAATGTAGGAATAGTTCCTGTAAGTGAATCGACACCTATTCCTTCCATTAAAAGACTTTGAGGAATTCCGATTATTCCAGAAAGACTTTCCGGAGCGAATGCTATCTGATATCCGTATAAAATCCATATAATACTTGCTATTGCAAATGCAATGAGCGATAAAAACATTGAGTTTAAAACGTTTTTTCTTTTTGACAAACCGCCATAGAAAAATGCTATACCTGGAATACTCATTAAAAGAACCATAATTGTTGCAACAAGCATCCAGGCAGTATTACCTGTACTTAAAACCATAATTATCACTAACCAAAATGTCGGAAAGACAATGTCGGAAATTATCTTCCGTCAAAAATATATTGAACAAAATAGTATATAAATGTTGGGAAAATTTAAAAAAAATAGTGAATAATAGAAGAAATCATTTGCCGATGTCTTCTACCAATTCTTTTGCATAAGGAGTAATATTTTCATCAAGCATACGTTCCAGGAACTGACCTGTGTATGTTCCGGCCTCAGCAACCTCTTCAGGAGTTCCGGTAGCTATAACTTCACCACCACCGTCACCTCCTTCAGGACCAAGGTCTATAATGTGGTCTGCAGTTTTGATAACATCTAGATTGTGTTCTATTACAACTACAGAGTTTCCTGCATCGGTCAGTCTGGCCAATACTTCAAGCAGTCTTTTGATATCTGCGAAATGAAGACCTGTAGTCGGTTCATCCAGAATATACAATGTTTTACCAGTACTGGTTCTTGAAAGCTCTTTAGCAAGTTTGATTCTTTGAGCTTCCCCACCGGACAGGGTTGTTGCAGGCTGACCAATTTTCATATAGCCTAATCCAACGTCATACAATGTCTGGAGTTTTTTGGTAATTTTTGGAATGTTTTCAAAAAATTCCAGTGCTTCTTCCACAGTCATTTCAAGAACTTCATAGATATTTTTACCTTTGTATCTTATATCCAAGGTCTCTTCATTGTATCTTTTACCGCCGCAGACTTCACATGGAACGTAAACGTCAGCTAAAAAGTGCATTTCAATCTGAACGATACCGTCACCGGAACATGCTTCACATCTTCCGCCTTTAACGTTGAATGAGAATCTTCCAGGCTTGTATCCTCTGGCTTTGGACTCAGGAGTGTTTGCAAAGAGATCTCTGATGTCTGTAAATACGCCAGTATATGTTGCAGGGTTTGATCTTGGAGTTCTTCCGATAGGTTTCTGGTCAATTGCAATAACCTTATCGATGTTTTCAAGTCCTTCAATTTCCTTGTATTTTCCTGCAAACATGAATTTTTTGGATAATTTACCGCTAGCTCCCTTGTATAGGATTTCATTGATTAAACTACTTTTACCTGAACCGCTCACACCAGTTACGCAGGTAAACTTGCCTAACGGAATTTCCACATCAATATCTTTCAGGTTATTCTGCTCAGCACCGATGATTTTAATGAAATTACCGTTTCCAGGACGCCTTTGTTTTGGAATTTCAATCTTTTTGGCTCTTGAAATGTACTGGCCTGTAATTGAGTCAGGATTGTTCATAATATCCAGAGGTGTTCCCTGAGCAACTACCTTACCACCATGCTCACCTGCACCCGGACCAATGTCTACAACATGGTCTGCAGATAAAATTGTCTCTTCATCGTGCTCAACAACAACCAGAGTATTTCCAAGGTCTTTAAGTCTTTTTAAAGCTTCAATAAGTTTTATATTATCTCTTTGGTGAAGACCAATACTTGGCTCGTCAAGAATATATAAAACACCAACCAGACCTGAACCAATCTGAGTAGCCAGCCTGATTCTTTGAGCCTCTCCACCTGAGAGAGTTCCTGAAGACCTTGACATTGAAAGATAATCAAGACCCACTTCAACCAAAAAGCTTAAACGTTCCTTAATTTCTTTTAAAACCTCTTTTGCAATGAAGTTTTCACGTTCTGTAAGTTCAAGATCCTGGAAGAACTGATAGGAATCCTTGATTGCCAAATCACAAACGTCAATGATTGATTTTCCGCCGACAGTAACTGCCAGAATTTCAGGTCTCAATCTTTTACCGTCACAGACATAACATTTCCTGTCTGACATGAATTTTGAAAGGTATTTTCTTGAATAGCTTGATTTAGTCTCAAAGTATAATCTTTGCATTCTTGGAACAACACCTTCAAATCTGCGGTTGACCATGTATGATTTGTTTCTTCTCTTGAAGGTGAATGGAATTTTTTCATCACAGCCGAAAAGGACTGCATCCTGATGAGCTTTTGAAAGCTCTTCAAAAGGAGTATCCATACTGAATTTAAAATGCTTTGAGACTGCATCCAGCATCTGATAATAGTAATTTTCCCGTTTTTTGGAACTTGCCCATGGAACGATAGCTCCTTCATTTAGTGACAATGCCTTGTCCGGAACAACCAGATCTGGGTCGATTTCCATTTTGGAACCTATACCGTTACATTCAGGACATGCCCCCTGAGGAGCGTTGAATGAAAACATCCTTGGAGTGAGCTCTTCAAAGTTTATTCCACAGTCAACACATGCGAAGTGCTCTGAGTATTTTTTCTCATACTCCTTTTCACCATTGTCAAATAAAACAGTAACAAGACCTTCTGTCAGCTCAGTTGCAGTTTCTAGTGAATCAACCAGTCTTCTTTTAAAATCGACATTCTTTCTGATTTTAAGCCTGTCAACCACAACATCAATATCATGGCGGTATGTTTTTGCAAGCTGGATATCCTCATCAAGGTCCCTGACTTCACCGTCAACACGCACTCTTACAAAACCTTTGTTTCTAAGCTCTTCAAGTACATCTTTGAACTGACCTTTCTTATCACGGACAATCGGTGCTAAAATATGGATTTTAATTCCTTCACCTTCTTCGATGATAGAATCACCAATCTGACCAATAGTCTGATGAGAAATCTCCTTTCCACAGTTCGGACAGTGCGGAATACCAATTCTTGCAAATAATAATCTTAGATAATCATAAATTTCTGTTATTGTACCTACAGTTGATCTCGGGTTTTCTCTTGTTGTTTTCTGGTCAATTGAAATTGCCGGAGACAAACCTTCTATTGACTCCATTTCCGGTTTTTTCATCTGACCCAGGAATTGTCTTGCATATGCGGATAGAGATTCAACATATCTACGCTGTCCTTCAGCATAAATTGTATCGAAAGCCAAAGATGACTTTCCAGACCCACTGAGACCAGTAATTACAATAAATTCATCACGAGGGACAGTGACATCAATATCCTGAAGATTGTGCTCACGTGCGCCCTTGATGACAATTTTTTTTCTAGAATCTTCTGCCATAATTCACTCCTAAAAATTAGTTATATAATATTAGAACAAACTTACTTATAAAGTATTTGAGAGAGCATTTGACAACTATTCAAAATTTTCATTCCAAATTGTGAGACCTTTAATTTTTTCAAAATCAGAATCAAAAGTAACAATTTTACTAATTCCATTCTGAAACATAGTGGTCAAAATTGTACAATCGGAATAATTTATAGCAGAATCATAGTTCAAATAGATATCAATCGCAGTTTCATAATCTGAATCAGTCAAATATTTGATATCAAACATTTCATTAATTACTCTGAATAATTCTTTTCCAACCTTTCCTCCTTTACCAGTAAAAGAATTTAATGTTTCATTCAATACAGTATTATTAATGACTTTCCTCTCATGAATAGAATCACTCATCTTTAAAGCAGTTTCATGATGAGAATCTGTTTTAATCAATAATGCTATTAAAAATGTAGTGTCAACAAATATCACTATAATTCCCCTCTACCTGATCTTCTTTTCAAATCAACAACATCAGTTTCTTCATCAAGAGAAATCGCAAATTTCGCTAAATCAGATAAAGGTCTTTGTTTTTCCACTTCCACAATAATCACATCCTTTTCAACTCTCCAATTAAGAGTATCTTCTAAAGTTATTCCAATCTCATCCCTAATTTTACTTGGAATAACTGTCTGAAATCCTTTATATATTTTTGAACTGACAATGCCATCCATAATATCACTTATCTAATTGTTTAAAATTCCTAATATTTAATATTTTAGAAAGTAATATTTCCTAAAATATAAAAATACTAAAATTAAAAATAATACTTAAAAAATACTCAAAATTGATTATAATAATTAATTTAACTTTAAACTTAATATATATTTCCATATAAAGCTAAAACAAAATTATAATCTTTTAATAATATTTTAAAGAAAAATAAAAATTGTTTTAACTTAAAAAAATAATTAAAAATTAAAATACAGAAATAATTACTTATCAAAGCCTTTTAAAGCATAAAGTTTGTTTCTCAGCTCAGCTGCCCTTTCAAAGTCAAGTCTTGCAGCCGCTTCCTTCATGTCCTTTTCCAAATCTTTAATCAGTAAGCGAAGTTCATCCTTAGGCATTTTATCGACTTCAGCACCGGTAAGGCCTTTGTATTTTTCCTCTTCCTCAGCAATTTTTTCTTTAAGGGTTCTCTGAGTGGATTTTGGTGTGATACCATGAACTTCATTGTATTTCATCTGGATCTTACGCCTTTTGAGTGTAATATCGTATGCATTTTGAACAGAATCAGTCATTTCATCCACGTACATGATTACACGGCCGTTTACGTTTCTTGCAGCACGTCCGATAGTCTGTATCAGTGAAGTCTGGTTTCTTAAAAATCCTTCCTTATCCGCATCCAGAATAGCTACCAGAGAAACCTCCGGCAAATCCAGACCTTCCCTTAAAAGGTTTACACCAACAAGAACATCGAATTTACCTCTTCTTAAATCATCAACAATGTCAATTCTCTCAAGAGTATCAATTTCAGAGTGCATATATCTTACTTTAACGCCTATTCTTGCATAATAGTCAGTTAAATCTTCAGCCATCCTCTTTGTTAAAGTGGTTACAAGTACCCTTTCATCTTTTTCGGCTGTTTTCCTGACCTCTTCAAGAAGGTCTTCTACTTGGCCTGTAACCGGTCGGATGATGACTTCAGGATCAACAAGTCCGGTAGGTCTGATAATCTGTTCAACAACATTTCTTGATTTTGCAAGCTCATACTGAGCAGGTGTTGCTGATACATATATTACCTGATTGACAGATGATTCAAACTCATCAAAGCGCAAAGGACGATTTTCCTTAGCGGAAGGGAGTCTGAAACCGTATTCAACCAGAGTTTCCTTACGTGCCCTGTCACCGTTATACATCCCTCTGATTTGGGGAACGGTAACGTGGGACTCATCAATAATTGTTAAAAAATCATCAGGGAAATATTTTAAAAGAGAATATGGCTTATCTCCCCAGTTACGTCCGGACAGGTGCATGGAATAGTTTTCTACACCCGGACAGTAGCCCATTTCCTGAAGCATTTCAATATCAAATCGGGTTCTCTGCTCTAGTCTTTGAGCCTCAAGAAGCTTTCCAGTTAAATTCAGTTCATTTAGCCTTTCATCAAGTTCCTGTCTGATGTTTGCAAGAGCTACATCCATTTTGTCCTGACCGACTACAAAGTGCTTTGCAGGGAAAATCATGTATCTTTGAAGAGATTCCTGTTTTTTACCTGTGACTTTATCTATAATGCTGATTGCATCGATTTCATCACCGAAAAGTTCTATTCTTATCGGAGGTGTTCCGTGAACAGGATTGATTTCAATAACATCCCCTCTTACCCTGAACTGACCACGGTCAAATTCAATGTCATTTCGCTCATACTGCATGAAAACTAAACGTGAGAGAATTTCAGAGCGCTCATAAATGTCCCCTACAGCAATTCCGAAGGCAAATTCACCATAATCTTCAGGTGAACCTATACCGTAAATGCAGCTTACACTGCTTACAACGATAACATCATCTCTTGAAAGAAGAGACTGAGTTGCAGAATGTCTCATCATATCAATATCTTCATTGATGGACGCTTCCTTATCGATAAAGGTATCTGTACGTGGAACGTAAGCTTCCGGCTGATAATAATCATAATAGCTGACAAAATACTCCACTGCATTGTCCGGGAAAAATTCCTTGAACTCCTCATACAGCTGTGCAGCTAAAGTCTTATTGTGTGAAATAACAAGAGTAGGTTTCTGGACTTTTTCAATAACATTTGCCATTGTAAAAGTCTTACCTGAACCTGTTACACCTAAAAGTGTCTGTTCCTTAATGCCTTTTTTAATACCCTCAGCCAGAGAGTTGATTGCTTTTGGTTGGTCACCTAACGGTTTATAGGGTGACTTGAGCTTAAATTCTTTCATGATATCTAGTTTGGAATGGTAATGTTAAAACTGATATGAGTATAGCTTGGAGAACAGCATGGAGTGACCTTCTGGTCTCTTATAACCAGTTCGCCGTAGCCTTTCAATTCCTTTTCCAAATCTCTCATGACATTTGGAATCACTTCAGTTTTATAAACTTTAAGAGAGCCTAGAAATATTGTTTTTGCAGCCATTTTCATAACTGAAACGCTTTCAACAACATCCATTTCATCATATTTAGCTAAAATATTATTTGATTTGTCTACAAGCTCAGATTTGATTTGTTCTTTATCCATCTTAATCCCTCATGCAATTAAAAAAATCCGTCTTTTCAGCATCTACAATACTAATTATATTGCATATTATATTAATTATATTTTTTTACGAATAATTAATCTCAATTTTAATGCATAGAGAATTCTTACAAAAAAAAATTAAAAAAAAGTGTGAAGGATTTGAATCCTTCAGTCTAAACATTACTAGAACGGAAGTTCAAGATATTTGTTTATCAGAGTGTAGCTGTCTACATTCCAAAAGGATATGCTTCCAAATTTGTTGGACAAATCTGTTGAGTCCGCACAAATCCATGTGCCGTCAATGAGTACCTGAGTCCATACATGACCGAAAGTTTTTTGATTAATGTACAATGTACAGTATCCATGTACATATCTGGCTTTTAAACCTGCAGTTCTAAACATCACAATTAGAAGATGTGCCTGATCAACACCGTTTCCTTCTTTTTCAGACAGTGTCTTTACAGCACCTTTATCTGTATCGAAATAATAGCCATATTTAATGTTGAGCTGCACATATTCAAACAATGCTTTTGCCTTATCCATATCACTGGTTAAACCTTTTGTTAATGATTTCACCAATGACTTAATCTGTGCATTGTTGACCTGACAATTCCGGGTTGCCTTTAGATATGAATCTGAAGCTGCACCATTTTTCTCATTGATTCCATTGCGATATTTTGAAAGAGTGACTGTTGAGGAGCCTGAAGTGGAAGAGAAATTGTAATCATTGTTTCCTCCGAATTGGACTATAAATAAAATCAATGCCAAAAACATTGCAAAAGATATTGTTTATTTACATTAAATTTCATTTTATCACATCACTAATATATTATTTGAACTGAATAATATAGTTTAGTTAATAAGATTTACAAAATCAGACACAAGTAAAAAATTATTTACAATTTTTCAAATAAAGTTAAAAAATTTTATTATGGAATCTGTTATTTGAAAGTTCATACAAAAAAATCAAGTTAAATTCCTAAAAATAGTTGTCAAAATTGCAATGCAGCCCCAACTTTATTAAGCTGAGGCATTATCACAATTTTTCAGATGAAATGCTAAATGTTATATAATACTTTTTCAAAGTATAATTAACATCATTATATATAATTTTGATATTATATAAACGTTACAGATTATCAGTTACTCCCTTAACACATCTGCAATAGCTTTTGCAATAGATACTCGTGAAGTATCTGAAGACAAACTGTTTGTACCAATTATTTTTTCTGCACCTGCAGCATATATTCTTGTAGCACCATTGTTGGTCAATATCGGATGTACGCAGCATACATCAACAGAAGATGCACCATACTGTTTTAAGATGTTTATTGCATTTACAATGGTTCCTCCGGTTGCAATGATGTCATCAATTATGATTGCATGCATGCCTTTTACTGAATCCACATTTACAGTGTTTTCACTTTCACTATCGCATCTGACATCTACAATCTTTGTTTCTACTTTATCAGGACCTAAACGGACTTTGGTCAAGTAAGTGCAGTCACATCCTATTATTTCAGATATTTCCTGTGCAAATCCGTATGCACCTTTATCCGGAGCGATTATTAAAGGTTTGTCTCCGCCTTTTTTAAAGAATTTCTTATCGAGATACTCTGCAATAGCAGGCATTGCTGAGACGTTTCTTGCAGGAATATCAAAGAAATTCAATACGCATTCTTCGTGAATATTGAATGTGATGAACTCATCAGCACCAGCAGACTGAATCAATTCGCAAATAATTTTTGCAGAAATAGTTTCTCCAGGATTGAAACGTTTTTCCTGTCTTGCATATCCCATGTAAGGAACTACTGCACGTACCTTTTTAGCACCCAAATCCTTAAGATTAGCTATTATGAACAATAATTCCATCAGATTTTCATCCTGAGGATATCCTGTTGACTGGATAACGGTCACTTCATCGGGAATTTCACCGTCAATTCTTAAATATCTTTCTCCGTCCGGAAACTTACGAGTTTCAACGTAACATAATTCTTCACCAAGTTCACGAGCAACATGAGCTGCCAAGTCCTGAGATGCTGAACCACCTATAATCACAATATCACCAAAAATTTTATGATAATATATTTGTCATTGATAATTAAAAAAGTTAAGTATTAATATTTAAAGAATTAATAGAAAAAATCATGAGCAAAGCAAAAGTAATAATTGGAATTATAGCAATAATTATCATTGCGATTTTATTGTTTACAATATCAAGTCCAATATTAATTATTGCAGAAGATACAACTGAAGGGTCACCTGGAATAGATATGGCTGCAAAATTCACCGCTTTAGGTGGTTTTGAATGGATTTATCCGGGAAGTTCAGTTAATGCAAACGGACAGACTTTGCACAATGTTCATCAGGACTCCCCAAATGACCCCTATGGAGCTGCAAGAGACATAATGAGTTATACTTATCAGTTTACTCCTCATATGATTATCAGCGTAAATCCTGATGCTGCAGAAGACATTTTTGGAGATGGTTTGATAGACAACATCAGATCCAATGATGCATATAACGGTTATGCAGGCAGTGAAAATGCACAGGGAACAATGTCCAGGGGTGATGCGGTCAGTACTGCAATGACCAGCGGTACTTTCAATCCGTTAGCAATTCCGATAAATATGTTGATGGGAAATATTAAATTCATTTTAGTTTAATTTCCCTCTTTTTTCTATTTTTGAGCCATGGTATAAATAGATAAAACCACACCGACAAGTGAAATAACAAGCATTATTATACCATGTCTTTTGACAGTGCGATTTCTGGATTGAATCAAATAGAACGGCATGAAAAAACCAAAAAATGTGAAAAGGGACAAGCTGGTATTTTTTAGAAGTGTTCCTACAATAAACCCACTCCATGATAAAAATATAGTAACTATATAAGATGCAGCAATAGCTTTATAATTTACTGGCAGATTTTCTTCGCTGACATCCTTAAAAACAATGAAATTGTTAGGCTGAAGGCCTTCAACCAGTGGTGTGCCGCATTTAGCACAGTAATCATAATCATCCTGATTTTCAAAATTACATTTTTCGCATATTCTAGTCATTAGTTAACATTATAGTCTTTTAGTATAAATTATTTTTCTAAAATCATTGCTATTTCCCTGAAATAATCCCCCAGATAATTTTGGTTGGTTAGCTCAGCATAATATTTAAAGCCCAATTTTTCCAGTACTCTTTTTGATTGTGTATTTTCAATTCTGTATGATGCATAAATCTGTTTTACATCCAAATCATCAAATGCTCTTTTAACTAGAATTTCTGATGCTTCACCGGCATATCCCCGACCCCAGTAGTCTTGCGCTATCCAGTAGCCAAGCTCAGCTGCACCTTCACCCCACCAGTGATTCGTATCCGGATGGAAAAGCAGTCCTACACATCCGATTGGCACATCATCTTTTATAATCGCATATGTTTCTTTTTTGGCGAAAACCGTTTTGATAATATTTAAACTGTCTTCAACAGATTCATGCGGAGGCCATCCTGCTATAGGGCCAATTTTCGGATTTTTTGCAAAATGATACAGACATTCGGCATCACTTTCCTGCCATGGCCTTAAAATAAGATTTGGAGTTTTCAAAATCATTGTTAAAAATATGTTTTTAAAATATTTAACAATAATGTAAAGAATAATTTACAAATACAATTAATTAATTCAAAATACATACAATTTATTATGAAAGTTAAAGACGGAATCTGCGGTTTTCTCATTGGAGATGCATTGGGAGTTCCTGTTGAGTTTTACTCAAGAAGAGAACTTGAAGAAGATCCTGTCACAGACATGATCGGACATGGAACATACGATATGCCGAAAGGAACATGGTCTGATGATTCTTCAATGACATTAGCTACTATGAGAAGCATTGTAAACATGAAAGGAATTGATTATGAAGATATTATGCAGGAGTTCTGTGCATGGTATCAGGAAGATAAATACTGCCAGTATTTCAGGTTTGATATAGGAAACACTACAAGCCGCAGCCTAAACAGATATTTAAATGGAGAAGAAGCACTTAAAAGCGGCGGAACATCAACACATGACAACGGTAACGGTTCTTTAATGAGGATATTGCCACTGGCATATGTTCCAGACATAGACTATGAAAGCATAGGCAACGTATCAGCACTGACCCATGGCCATGACAGATCAAAAATAGCCTGCACATTGTATGTTGAAATAGCAAAATCAATGCTTGAAAGTGACTTGACAATCGATGAGCACATAAAGCATGCATGCGACAAAATAGCTGAATATTACAAAGAAAATGAAGAACTTGAACACTTTAAAAGAATAATTGATGATGACTTTTCAGGAGAGATAAGAAGCGGAGGATATGTTATTGACACCATTGAAAGCGTTGTCTACTGTTTGAAAAATACATCAAATTATAAAGATGCAGTTCTAAAAGCAGTTAATCTCGGCGGAGATACAGATACAACTGCAGCAATATGTGGAGGACTTGCAGGAATTTATTACGGTTTTGATGAAATTCCTACATATTGGCTTGAATCAATACCTCATCTTGATAAAGTACTTTCATTATGTGAAGAATTCGAGGAATTATATGATAAATGTTAGTGAAACTATTAAAAATATTAGGTCTACATGCAATAATTATGTAGACCCAGATTTAGTTGCAACCGTTGTTCATGATAATTACTACATGGGTTCAAACAATATTGAAGATTTGGACAAATTTGACATCAAAAAAGAAGATTCCTTTGAAGAAAAGATTTTAAAAATACTAAAGTACGAAAATGTCTTTTTAAATATTGGAATGTATGCATTCATACCTGTTATCAATGAATGCGACATATATTCAACTACAGACTATAATCTGAAGCTTACAGATGAGGAATTTGAAAAATATGCAAATGAAAAAGAAAGAGTTTTTGGAATTTTATTGAAAAAAAATTCAGCAGAATTCATAATTGGAAGCTGTGATTTATGCAACTGCAGCATTGATGCCGCATTTAAAGAAATAGAACCATCCGATTTGGATTTTTATAAAAAATTAAAAGAGATAATAGATAGTAAAATTATCTATTAATCATTTTCTTTTTGATTTCTTCCCACATTGCCTGTTCTTCACCACAACCGGTCATGATAACATATTTATAGTCAGAATTTCTGGCCAGTTCATTTAACCTTTCTATTCTAACATCCATTTCCTCATAACTCAGTGGATAAAACTCCGCATCAGGGAAATCCTGTTTTATGATATTATAATATTCTTCAGCTTTTTCTATTGAATGCCTTCCAGGAACAACAATAACATGAGCAGGATTCATGCTTTTAATTACCTTGTAATGGTCTTCAAAGATTTCCTCCTCATCAACATCAGGAGTAGTGTAGATGAACTCCAATGGAGCATCAACAAACTGATTCATGAACATTGCATTGATTTTAAGTGCATCACCA
Proteins encoded in this window:
- the uvrA gene encoding excinuclease ABC subunit UvrA; amino-acid sequence: MAEDSRKKIVIKGAREHNLQDIDVTVPRDEFIVITGLSGSGKSSLAFDTIYAEGQRRYVESLSAYARQFLGQMKKPEMESIEGLSPAISIDQKTTRENPRSTVGTITEIYDYLRLLFARIGIPHCPNCGKEISHQTIGQIGDSIIEEGEGIKIHILAPIVRDKKGQFKDVLEELRNKGFVRVRVDGEVRDLDEDIQLAKTYRHDIDVVVDRLKIRKNVDFKRRLVDSLETATELTEGLVTVLFDNGEKEYEKKYSEHFACVDCGINFEELTPRMFSFNAPQGACPECNGIGSKMEIDPDLVVPDKALSLNEGAIVPWASSKKRENYYYQMLDAVSKHFKFSMDTPFEELSKAHQDAVLFGCDEKIPFTFKRRNKSYMVNRRFEGVVPRMQRLYFETKSSYSRKYLSKFMSDRKCYVCDGKRLRPEILAVTVGGKSIIDVCDLAIKDSYQFFQDLELTERENFIAKEVLKEIKERLSFLVEVGLDYLSMSRSSGTLSGGEAQRIRLATQIGSGLVGVLYILDEPSIGLHQRDNIKLIEALKRLKDLGNTLVVVEHDEETILSADHVVDIGPGAGEHGGKVVAQGTPLDIMNNPDSITGQYISRAKKIEIPKQRRPGNGNFIKIIGAEQNNLKDIDVEIPLGKFTCVTGVSGSGKSSLINEILYKGASGKLSKKFMFAGKYKEIEGLENIDKVIAIDQKPIGRTPRSNPATYTGVFTDIRDLFANTPESKARGYKPGRFSFNVKGGRCEACSGDGIVQIEMHFLADVYVPCEVCGGKRYNEETLDIRYKGKNIYEVLEMTVEEALEFFENIPKITKKLQTLYDVGLGYMKIGQPATTLSGGEAQRIKLAKELSRTSTGKTLYILDEPTTGLHFADIKRLLEVLARLTDAGNSVVVIEHNLDVIKTADHIIDLGPEGGDGGGEVIATGTPEEVAEAGTYTGQFLERMLDENITPYAKELVEDIGK
- a CDS encoding type II toxin-antitoxin system VapC family toxin; the protein is MIFVDTTFLIALLIKTDSHHETALKMSDSIHERKVINNTVLNETLNSFTGKGGKVGKELFRVINEMFDIKYLTDSDYETAIDIYLNYDSAINYSDCTILTTMFQNGISKIVTFDSDFEKIKGLTIWNENFE
- a CDS encoding AbrB/MazE/SpoVT family DNA-binding domain-containing protein; translation: MDGIVSSKIYKGFQTVIPSKIRDEIGITLEDTLNWRVEKDVIIVEVEKQRPLSDLAKFAISLDEETDVVDLKRRSGRGEL
- the uvrB gene encoding excinuclease ABC subunit UvrB, with product MKEFKLKSPYKPLGDQPKAINSLAEGIKKGIKEQTLLGVTGSGKTFTMANVIEKVQKPTLVISHNKTLAAQLYEEFKEFFPDNAVEYFVSYYDYYQPEAYVPRTDTFIDKEASINEDIDMMRHSATQSLLSRDDVIVVSSVSCIYGIGSPEDYGEFAFGIAVGDIYERSEILSRLVFMQYERNDIEFDRGQFRVRGDVIEINPVHGTPPIRIELFGDEIDAISIIDKVTGKKQESLQRYMIFPAKHFVVGQDKMDVALANIRQELDERLNELNLTGKLLEAQRLEQRTRFDIEMLQEMGYCPGVENYSMHLSGRNWGDKPYSLLKYFPDDFLTIIDESHVTVPQIRGMYNGDRARKETLVEYGFRLPSAKENRPLRFDEFESSVNQVIYVSATPAQYELAKSRNVVEQIIRPTGLVDPEVIIRPVTGQVEDLLEEVRKTAEKDERVLVTTLTKRMAEDLTDYYARIGVKVRYMHSEIDTLERIDIVDDLRRGKFDVLVGVNLLREGLDLPEVSLVAILDADKEGFLRNQTSLIQTIGRAARNVNGRVIMYVDEMTDSVQNAYDITLKRRKIQMKYNEVHGITPKSTQRTLKEKIAEEEEKYKGLTGAEVDKMPKDELRLLIKDLEKDMKEAAARLDFERAAELRNKLYALKGFDK
- a CDS encoding transglutaminase family protein — encoded protein: MFLALILFIVQFGGNNDYNFSSTSGSSTVTLSKYRNGINEKNGAASDSYLKATRNCQVNNAQIKSLVKSLTKGLTSDMDKAKALFEYVQLNIKYGYYFDTDKGAVKTLSEKEGNGVDQAHLLIVMFRTAGLKARYVHGYCTLYINQKTFGHVWTQVLIDGTWICADSTDLSNKFGSISFWNVDSYTLINKYLELPF
- a CDS encoding ribose-phosphate diphosphokinase, which produces MIIGGSASQDLAAHVARELGEELCYVETRKFPDGERYLRIDGEIPDEVTVIQSTGYPQDENLMELLFIIANLKDLGAKKVRAVVPYMGYARQEKRFNPGETISAKIICELIQSAGADEFITFNIHEECVLNFFDIPARNVSAMPAIAEYLDKKFFKKGGDKPLIIAPDKGAYGFAQEISEIIGCDCTYLTKVRLGPDKVETKIVDVRCDSESENTVNVDSVKGMHAIIIDDIIATGGTIVNAINILKQYGASSVDVCCVHPILTNNGATRIYAAGAEKIIGTNSLSSDTSRVSIAKAIADVLRE
- a CDS encoding zinc ribbon domain-containing protein; translated protein: MTRICEKCNFENQDDYDYCAKCGTPLVEGLQPNNFIVFKDVSEENLPVNYKAIAASYIVTIFLSWSGFIVGTLLKNTSLSLFTFFGFFMPFYLIQSRNRTVKRHGIIMLVISLVGVVLSIYTMAQK
- a CDS encoding GNAT family N-acetyltransferase produces the protein MILKTPNLILRPWQESDAECLYHFAKNPKIGPIAGWPPHESVEDSLNIIKTVFAKKETYAIIKDDVPIGCVGLLFHPDTNHWWGEGAAELGYWIAQDYWGRGYAGEASEILVKRAFDDLDVKQIYASYRIENTQSKRVLEKLGFKYYAELTNQNYLGDYFREIAMILEK
- a CDS encoding ADP-ribosylglycohydrolase family protein; the protein is MKVKDGICGFLIGDALGVPVEFYSRRELEEDPVTDMIGHGTYDMPKGTWSDDSSMTLATMRSIVNMKGIDYEDIMQEFCAWYQEDKYCQYFRFDIGNTTSRSLNRYLNGEEALKSGGTSTHDNGNGSLMRILPLAYVPDIDYESIGNVSALTHGHDRSKIACTLYVEIAKSMLESDLTIDEHIKHACDKIAEYYKENEELEHFKRIIDDDFSGEIRSGGYVIDTIESVVYCLKNTSNYKDAVLKAVNLGGDTDTTAAICGGLAGIYYGFDEIPTYWLESIPHLDKVLSLCEEFEELYDKC